In the Corynebacterium gerontici genome, one interval contains:
- a CDS encoding DEAD/DEAH box helicase yields the protein MSSFQSLGLPVPIVHELQRQGISSPFPIQAAAIPSALEGRDVLGRGPTGSGKTFTFGLPMIARLAGAASRPGKPRGLVLVPTRELALQVRERLEPFAQAMGLRTIEVFGGVNINRNLTMLAAPVDLLIATPGRLQDLMDRKAISLEHVAITTLDEADQMADMGFLPQVRRLLDTTPKHCQRLLFSATLDGDVDKLVQRYMRDPLVHSTAKVEQAVDTMTHYQFQAADRDERNHLVLEIAGRRGKTIMFMRTKHAVDRQVKKMRRLGINAAGLHGDKGQNTRTKAVSAFTSGEVPVLVATDVAARGIDISDVDLVVHIDPPSEHKAYLHRAGRTARAGSTGVVLTLCTPEQRRDVDTVLSKAGVKATVLKNAQAVKSLTGARKSNADPLPPFGAQQTQPKASPQRSHRKQAPGRQGSRNARQQRRKPRSK from the coding sequence ATGAGCTCTTTTCAAAGCCTTGGCTTGCCCGTGCCAATCGTTCACGAGTTGCAACGCCAAGGCATTTCTTCGCCTTTCCCCATCCAGGCCGCCGCGATCCCCTCGGCTCTCGAGGGCCGCGATGTACTTGGTCGTGGCCCCACAGGTTCCGGGAAGACCTTCACCTTTGGTCTGCCTATGATTGCACGCCTAGCGGGTGCAGCCTCGAGGCCTGGAAAGCCTCGGGGCTTAGTGCTGGTACCAACCCGAGAACTGGCGCTTCAAGTGCGCGAACGCTTGGAACCATTCGCGCAAGCCATGGGTTTACGCACCATCGAGGTATTCGGTGGTGTGAATATCAACCGTAACCTCACAATGCTTGCGGCGCCGGTGGATCTTCTCATAGCCACCCCCGGGCGTTTGCAGGACCTGATGGATCGCAAAGCTATCAGCCTGGAACACGTTGCCATCACCACCCTTGATGAGGCGGATCAGATGGCTGACATGGGCTTTTTGCCGCAGGTGCGTCGACTGCTCGATACAACGCCGAAGCATTGCCAAAGGCTCCTGTTTTCAGCCACGCTTGACGGGGACGTCGACAAGCTAGTGCAGCGATACATGCGTGATCCGCTCGTACACTCAACCGCCAAGGTAGAGCAAGCAGTGGACACGATGACGCACTACCAATTCCAGGCAGCCGATCGGGATGAGCGCAATCATCTCGTGCTCGAGATCGCTGGACGTCGTGGAAAAACTATCATGTTCATGCGCACAAAACACGCTGTGGACAGGCAAGTAAAGAAGATGCGTCGCCTGGGCATCAATGCCGCGGGCTTGCACGGAGACAAAGGGCAAAACACCAGGACCAAAGCCGTTTCAGCATTCACCTCCGGCGAAGTGCCCGTGCTGGTTGCTACGGATGTCGCGGCACGTGGCATTGACATCAGTGACGTGGATTTGGTGGTTCACATCGATCCCCCGAGCGAGCACAAGGCCTATCTCCACCGGGCTGGGCGCACGGCTCGCGCCGGCTCGACAGGGGTTGTGCTTACCCTTTGCACACCTGAGCAGCGCCGGGACGTGGATACCGTGCTCTCCAAGGCCGGTGTGAAGGCAACCGTTCTAAAGAATGCACAAGCGGTGAAGAGCCTGACTGGGGCGCGCAAGAGCAATGCGGACCCCTTGCCTCCCTTCGGTGCACAGCAAACGCAGCCCAAGGCCTCGCCACAGCGATCGCATCGCAAGCAAGCACCAGGGCGCCAAGGTTCCCGGAATGCACGTCAACAACGCCGAAAACCAAGGAGCAAATAG
- the gndA gene encoding NADP-dependent phosphogluconate dehydrogenase: MTDGSKKAQIGVVGLAVMGSNLARNFARNGHTVAVYNRSQEKTEALISQHGGEGDFIPAASIEEFVASLERPRRAIIMVQAGTATDAVIGQLADAMEEGDIIIDGGNALFSDTIRREAEIAERGLNFVGAGISGGEEGALNGPSIMPGGPQSTWEALGPLLESVAAKVDGTPCVTHIGPDGAGHFVKMVHNGIEYADMQVIGEAYQLLRYAAGYSPAELAQVFRDWNQGDLDSYLIEITSEVLDQVDAETGKPLVDIIVDQAGQKGTGRWTVKAALDLGIPVTGIGEAVFARALSGSAAQREATGALPAGTLQTLKDLGVDREAFVEDVRKALYASKLIAYAQGFDEIKAGSEEYGWNVDPRDLATIWRGGCIIRAKFLNRIVDAYDADPELPSLLLDPYFTGELEELIDAWRRVVVIATQVGQPVPVFASSLSYYDSLRSERLPAALIQGQRDFFGAHTYRRVDKPGSFHTLWSEDRSEVEV, from the coding sequence ATGACTGATGGCAGCAAGAAAGCACAGATTGGCGTTGTTGGGCTGGCCGTGATGGGATCCAACCTGGCCCGCAATTTCGCCCGAAATGGACACACCGTCGCGGTGTATAACCGCAGCCAGGAAAAGACAGAGGCGCTGATCTCACAACACGGTGGCGAGGGTGACTTCATCCCCGCCGCCAGCATCGAGGAGTTCGTCGCTTCACTCGAGCGTCCGCGTCGCGCGATCATCATGGTGCAAGCGGGCACTGCCACCGATGCCGTGATTGGCCAGCTCGCCGATGCGATGGAGGAAGGCGACATCATCATCGACGGCGGCAACGCACTGTTTAGTGACACGATTCGTCGTGAAGCAGAAATTGCTGAACGCGGCCTGAACTTCGTGGGTGCCGGCATCTCCGGCGGCGAAGAGGGCGCGTTGAATGGTCCATCGATCATGCCCGGCGGCCCGCAATCCACCTGGGAGGCGCTTGGCCCTCTGTTGGAATCCGTAGCCGCGAAGGTGGACGGCACCCCCTGTGTAACCCACATCGGCCCCGACGGTGCTGGCCACTTTGTCAAGATGGTGCACAACGGCATCGAGTACGCGGACATGCAGGTAATCGGCGAAGCTTATCAACTCCTGCGTTATGCTGCGGGCTACTCCCCTGCCGAGCTCGCGCAGGTATTCCGCGACTGGAACCAGGGTGATCTCGATTCCTATCTCATCGAAATCACCTCCGAGGTCCTCGACCAGGTGGATGCGGAAACCGGCAAGCCGTTGGTAGACATCATCGTGGATCAGGCCGGGCAGAAAGGCACCGGCCGCTGGACGGTGAAAGCAGCACTGGATCTGGGCATTCCCGTGACCGGTATCGGCGAGGCGGTGTTCGCACGCGCGCTCTCGGGTTCTGCCGCACAGCGCGAGGCCACCGGAGCACTGCCTGCAGGCACACTGCAGACGCTTAAGGACTTGGGCGTGGATCGCGAGGCGTTCGTCGAGGACGTGCGCAAGGCACTGTATGCCTCCAAACTCATTGCATATGCTCAGGGGTTCGACGAGATCAAGGCCGGCTCCGAAGAATATGGCTGGAACGTAGACCCCCGCGATCTGGCCACCATCTGGCGCGGCGGCTGCATCATCCGTGCCAAATTCCTCAATCGCATCGTCGACGCCTACGACGCGGATCCCGAGTTGCCGTCCTTGCTGCTGGATCCCTATTTCACAGGTGAACTCGAGGAGCTTATCGACGCCTGGCGCCGCGTCGTCGTCATCGCCACGCAGGTGGGCCAACCGGTGCCGGTATTCGCCTCTTCTTTGAGCTACTACGATTCGTTGCGTTCCGAGCGTCTTCCCGCCGCCCTCATTCAAGGGCAACGCGATTTCTTCGGCGCGCACACCTATCGTCGTGTGGACAAGCCAGGTTCTTTCCACACGCTGTGGTCCGAAGATCGCTCCGAGGTCGAGGTTTAA
- a CDS encoding PaaI family thioesterase, which translates to MSNQSDMFEQLASLGPEGLSIAELERFNEDAEGFTKTLGMRFTKVTPDLVAAELHVSGAHLQPAGIVNGGVYSSLAESAGSILGLTRAGGNLVVGVNCNADFIASVSAGVIDLEARFVHAGRSSQLIEIVMHHRGKLVSRATLRTMVLQKPAEAPKKDKFAE; encoded by the coding sequence ATGAGCAACCAATCGGACATGTTTGAACAATTAGCGAGCCTAGGGCCAGAGGGCCTCAGCATCGCGGAGCTTGAACGCTTCAACGAAGACGCCGAGGGTTTCACGAAAACCCTCGGTATGCGCTTCACCAAAGTCACTCCCGACCTTGTCGCGGCCGAACTCCATGTTTCAGGAGCACATTTGCAGCCAGCTGGCATCGTCAATGGGGGTGTTTATTCCTCTTTGGCGGAATCCGCAGGATCGATCCTCGGGCTCACCCGCGCCGGTGGCAACTTGGTGGTCGGTGTGAACTGCAACGCCGACTTCATCGCCTCAGTATCAGCGGGCGTGATCGATTTGGAGGCACGCTTCGTGCATGCGGGCCGATCGAGCCAACTCATCGAAATCGTCATGCATCACCGGGGCAAGCTTGTTTCCAGAGCAACTCTGCGCACCATGGTGTTGCAGAAACCCGCAGAAGCGCCCAAGAAGGATAAGTTCGCCGAATAA
- the corA gene encoding magnesium/cobalt transporter CorA, giving the protein MAKKAPVQQRVQREQLPVAEITDHCRVYVDGVNQTDSQAHPATLDHVRKLEAQGHDAFVWLSLYEPTERHMHQIAEDFQIHELITEDAVSAHQRPKVERYDSQLFMVVRSIIYRDQDTVKDARQIIESGEVQMLVGPNFIITIRHRTRLPGLESRLDDAEELASYGPMGIAWAMSDHLVDHYLRVVDVLSTEVDELEEEVFTPNSRIDIQTIYNLKREILEMRHAIDPLAPALRQLIAGNEDMIGKQLRSYFRDVLDHEMQAKDQVASFDERLSALIDAGVAIISLQQNSDMRAISAYVGMAAVPTLIAGVYGMNFDNMPELHTEHGYFVVVALMVFIVLGLWVTFKKMGWLDK; this is encoded by the coding sequence ATGGCCAAAAAGGCGCCAGTGCAGCAACGAGTACAGCGTGAGCAGCTTCCCGTAGCGGAGATTACGGATCACTGTCGTGTGTACGTCGATGGCGTGAACCAAACGGATTCCCAGGCGCACCCGGCCACACTGGATCACGTGAGGAAGCTGGAAGCGCAAGGTCATGACGCTTTTGTGTGGTTGAGTTTGTATGAACCAACCGAACGTCACATGCACCAGATTGCCGAGGATTTCCAAATCCACGAGCTCATTACCGAAGACGCAGTTTCGGCGCATCAGCGGCCCAAGGTTGAGCGCTACGATTCACAGCTGTTCATGGTGGTCCGCTCCATCATCTACCGGGATCAAGACACGGTGAAAGATGCGCGCCAAATTATCGAGTCTGGTGAAGTGCAAATGCTGGTGGGGCCTAACTTCATCATCACGATCCGCCACCGCACCCGCCTTCCGGGCCTCGAATCGCGGCTCGACGATGCCGAGGAACTCGCGTCCTACGGTCCTATGGGTATCGCTTGGGCAATGTCGGACCACCTCGTCGACCACTATCTGCGTGTGGTTGATGTGTTGAGCACCGAGGTTGATGAGTTAGAGGAAGAAGTCTTTACGCCGAATTCCCGCATCGACATTCAAACGATTTACAACCTCAAACGCGAGATTTTGGAAATGCGCCACGCCATCGATCCTCTCGCGCCAGCGTTGAGGCAGTTAATCGCTGGTAACGAAGACATGATCGGCAAGCAGTTGCGCTCCTATTTCCGCGATGTGCTCGACCACGAAATGCAAGCAAAAGATCAAGTTGCCAGCTTCGATGAGCGGCTATCAGCGCTTATCGACGCCGGCGTGGCCATCATCAGCCTGCAACAAAACTCAGATATGCGCGCTATCTCCGCCTACGTGGGTATGGCCGCCGTCCCCACACTGATTGCGGGTGTGTACGGCATGAACTTCGACAATATGCCGGAGTTGCACACCGAACACGGCTATTTCGTGGTGGTAGCGCTCATGGTCTTCATCGTGTTGGGGCTGTGGGTGACCTTCAAGAAGATGGGCTGGCTGGATAAGTAA
- a CDS encoding class I SAM-dependent methyltransferase has product MPTWKEITTRNPDHSQNYADRWDRIAAEGNDIYGEARLVDAIAPRHARILDAGCGQGRIGGYLAERGHDVVGVDLDPLLIDIARHRYPEASWKVADLAERIDVEPGFQVGVCAGNVLTFLAPAERPLALKHLYEVMAPGSRLLVGFGAGRGYPFPAFLEHAEAAGFEVSQQFSSWDLEPMKPNAGFLVAELRK; this is encoded by the coding sequence ATGCCAACGTGGAAAGAAATCACCACCAGAAATCCTGACCATTCCCAAAACTACGCTGACCGTTGGGACAGAATCGCCGCCGAAGGCAATGATATCTACGGTGAGGCGAGGCTTGTCGACGCCATCGCGCCGCGCCACGCTCGAATCCTCGACGCCGGTTGTGGGCAGGGGCGGATTGGAGGTTATCTCGCCGAGCGCGGACACGATGTGGTCGGCGTCGATCTTGACCCACTTCTGATCGACATAGCCCGCCATCGGTACCCTGAGGCATCGTGGAAGGTGGCGGATTTGGCGGAGAGAATCGACGTTGAACCCGGCTTTCAGGTCGGTGTCTGTGCTGGCAACGTCCTAACCTTTTTAGCGCCAGCCGAAAGGCCACTTGCGTTGAAACACCTCTACGAGGTGATGGCACCAGGTTCACGCTTGCTCGTCGGGTTCGGCGCCGGACGTGGTTATCCCTTCCCGGCGTTTTTAGAGCACGCAGAAGCCGCGGGGTTCGAGGTGTCCCAGCAATTCAGCTCCTGGGATCTAGAGCCGATGAAACCGAACGCAGGTTTTCTGGTGGCAGAACTGCGTAAGTAG
- a CDS encoding NAD(P)/FAD-dependent oxidoreductase encodes MSNTPFRPDGGRHHVVIIGSGFGGLFSARDLKDADVDITLIDRTNHHLFQPLLYQVATGILSSGEIATSTRQILGQQENLNIMKANVTGIDTSNKLVKAELDDYTVEVEYDSLIIAAGAGQSYFGNDHFAEFAPGMKTIDDALELRARIVGAFERAELTDDPAEREKLLTFVVIGAGPTGVELAGQLAEMAHRTLSGSYTRINPSNAKVILLDGAPQVLPPFGKRLGRNAQRSLEKIGVTVKLNAIVTNIDENTVTYKSTVDDTEHTLDSYCKIWSAGVAASPLGKMVADQLGAEVDRAGRVSVNPDLSVGSDKNVFIIGDMMSLNGLPGVAQVAIQGGEYVAEQLTEEAEGRSPEAREPFEYYDKGSMATVSRFNAVVKIGKLEFTGFIGWIMWLVVHLMFLIGFRNRITAAFSWGINALSPKRWNLASTRQQLYGRNALHHLNEDSEDRKH; translated from the coding sequence ATGTCGAACACCCCGTTTCGACCCGATGGCGGTCGCCATCACGTCGTGATCATTGGTTCCGGTTTCGGTGGCCTATTCAGTGCACGTGATCTGAAGGACGCCGACGTCGACATCACGTTGATCGACCGCACCAATCACCACCTTTTCCAGCCCCTGTTGTACCAGGTGGCAACTGGCATTTTGTCCTCCGGCGAAATTGCCACCTCAACGCGCCAAATCCTTGGCCAACAGGAAAACCTCAACATCATGAAGGCCAATGTCACCGGCATTGACACTTCGAACAAGCTGGTGAAGGCTGAGCTTGACGATTACACCGTTGAAGTTGAATACGATTCCCTGATTATCGCCGCTGGCGCAGGCCAGTCTTACTTTGGCAACGATCACTTCGCTGAATTCGCGCCGGGCATGAAAACCATCGACGATGCCCTCGAACTTCGGGCCCGCATCGTAGGCGCGTTCGAACGCGCCGAGCTCACCGACGATCCGGCTGAGCGTGAGAAACTCCTCACCTTCGTTGTGATCGGGGCCGGCCCCACTGGTGTGGAGTTGGCCGGCCAACTCGCAGAGATGGCACACCGCACGCTTTCAGGTTCCTACACCCGCATCAATCCCTCGAACGCGAAGGTGATTCTGCTCGACGGCGCGCCGCAGGTACTTCCGCCCTTTGGCAAGCGCTTGGGACGCAACGCGCAGCGCTCGCTGGAGAAGATTGGTGTGACGGTCAAGCTGAACGCCATTGTCACCAACATTGATGAAAACACCGTCACCTACAAGTCCACTGTGGATGACACCGAGCACACCCTGGATTCCTACTGCAAGATCTGGTCTGCTGGCGTCGCCGCTTCCCCGCTGGGCAAGATGGTGGCCGATCAACTCGGCGCAGAGGTGGATCGTGCTGGTCGTGTCTCCGTGAACCCCGACCTTTCCGTTGGTTCCGACAAGAACGTGTTCATTATTGGCGATATGATGTCGCTCAACGGCCTGCCGGGCGTTGCTCAGGTAGCAATCCAAGGTGGCGAATACGTCGCAGAACAACTGACGGAAGAAGCTGAAGGCCGCAGTCCAGAGGCTCGCGAGCCATTCGAATACTACGACAAGGGCTCGATGGCCACGGTTTCCCGCTTTAACGCCGTGGTGAAGATTGGCAAGCTTGAGTTCACTGGATTCATCGGTTGGATCATGTGGCTCGTGGTTCACCTCATGTTCCTCATCGGTTTCCGTAACCGAATCACCGCTGCCTTCTCTTGGGGCATCAACGCGCTGTCTCCCAAGCGCTGGAACTTGGCATCCACCCGCCAGCAGCTCTACGGTCGCAACGCGCTGCACCACCTCAACGAGGACAGCGAAGATCGCAAGCACTAG